ATGCCGGCGCAGATGCTGGTCCGCTTTGAAGGGGTCGCGGGGGAGTTCGCCCAGTTCGATTTCGGCGAGGTGAGCGTCCGGCTGGTTGACGGCACGCCGCCACCCGCCTGCCGCGACCGGGCCACGCCCGCGCCGCCCTCGCCGAGCCGCCGCGCGCTCTCGATCGCGCACCCGCAGGCCGCCGTAGCGCCCCGCCCACCCATTCAATCCCCATAACGCGCCTAGCCCGCAGCGGCTCAGTCCAACAGATTGTATCCGGAATGCTCACCCTCCTCTCGCTGGCGGCACCGTCGCTCCGCCCCACCGGGTGGGTGCCGGGCCGTGAGCACTCCGGATACAATCCTATACGTTAGGCGGACAGCGCATCCGTGGGCTTCTTGGAATGAATGCTGAACTTGGCGCGTTGATCCCGGGCTCGGAGGGTGTTAGCATGCAACGTTTTCTATTCCTGGCGCTCGCGCTCCTCCTTCTCCCCAGCGCGCCGAGCGCGCAGACGTTTCAGATCGATGCTCGTGAGAGTACCCAGCTCGCGTTCGACGTGTCCCCCGATGGCTCCACTTTGGTTATCGATCTCTTGGGACAACTATGGACGTTACCCGTGTCCGGAGGCGAGGCGCGCGCGCTAACGAATGCGCTGCGGGACCAGTCGGAGGATATCGATCCCGCTTTTTCGCCGGACGGTCGCTGGATCGCGTTCCAGTCGGACCGCCCGGGTGGGCGCGGCGTGTGGCTCATCCCAGCCACGGGGGGCATACCGCGGCTCGTCACGCGAATCGCCGACGACCGCGCGTGGCCGGCTTGGGCGCCGGACGGGCGGCGCATCGCACTAGCCATCTCCCAAAACCAGCTCGCCATCGTCGAGGTCGGATCTGGCAGAATTGACACGCTCGTCGTAACGGGGCCGCCCAGCTCCGCCGTGCGCGAACCACTTTGGACTGCCGACGGCCGCCACATCCTCTTCGTCAACGCGCCGCGGTACAACTCAGTGGGCGGAACAGTTTGGCGAGTGGCCGACACCGGCGGATTGGCGGCCCGTATCGGAACCGAGCGGCTGCGAGTGCTTGGGCTCGCGCGCTCGGCGGATGAGCGGCTCGCTTTCTTCGTCCGCGACAGCGCCACTCTGAAGTATCAGCTCGTTTTCGCCGATTCCGCTGCGACGCTGCTACGCCACCTCGCGAGTCACGAGGACCTGACTCCGCTGGATGCGCGCTTCACCCGCGACGGCCGAAGCGTCATCTATCACGCAGACGGGCAACTTTGGATCGTCGACACCGGAACTGATTCGCGGCGACGCATTCCCTTGCGCGCGCGCCTGAATGTGTCAAGCACGCGCCGTGAGCTGCCACCGCTCGGCTTTCCGGCGCCGGCAACTCCTCAGAGCGCCCGCGGCTTCCGCGCGCTCGAGCTGTCGCCGGATGGACGGCGAATCGCGATGGTCGCGCTCGACTCGCTGTGGCTCTTCGCACCTGGTGATCGACCGCGCGCGCTGATGGCAGTCCCTCGCGACGTGGACGAGGTCGCATGGTCGCCGGACGGCAGCAGGCTGGCCTGGGTGGCCGGTGCGGAACGCGAGGTTTATGTCGTCGATCTTTCCTCAGCTACTTCGCGCCGCGTCACCACGCTGCCGGGTCATGAGGGGCGCCCTGCATGGTCCCCGGACGGTCGTTACCTCGCGTTCTTCCACGGCCCCGAAGGTTGGCGGGAGCGGCGCCTCCGCGTCATTCGCAGCGATGTTCCGCAGCCGGTGGAAAATGCGGATTCTACGCTGCCTCTCGCCGCCAATGATGCCTTCGGCCGGTACCACCAGGCCGATAACATGGGCCAGGAAGTACTGAACTGGTCGGCCGACTCGCGCGGTGTGTACGTCCTCGACGCGCCGACACAGAAGCTGGTGCGCGCGCGACTCGACGGCGGCGCGGACACGCTGCCGGAGTCCCTACTCAACGCCACGTTCCTGCGAATCCTCGGCGACACGGTGGCGGTGTTCGTGCGCGACGACCAGCTCTGGCGCGCCCGGTTCGATCCGGCCGTCGGAGTGCATGACAGCGCGCAACTCATCGCCGACGTCGCGTTGTATCCGAGCCTCGCCGGCGATGGCGCGGTGCTGTACGTGGCCGGTGACGGGCTGCGCATCCGCGGCGGCGACGGTGCAGTGCGATCACTCGGCTGGCCCCTCACCTACCGTTCCCCTCGAGTCCCACCCCTGCTTCTCCGTTCAGTACGCGTCATAAATCCGGGGACCGGGCAGGTGACTGCGCCGCGCGACCTGCTCCTCCGCGACGGCCGCATCGCGCAGGTTGCCGATGCCGGTAAACTGCGCGCCGAGACCGGGGTCAGCGTTATCGATGCCGCCGGCCGTTTCGCGATACCGGGACTGATCGATCTGCACCAGCATTTCTGGGACGATGCGCAGCCGCCCGGCCTGGTGGCGTACGGCGTGACCACGGCGCGCGACCTCGGCTCGCCGCTCGCGCGCACGGCAGCGATGCGCGACGCAATTGACGCCGGCTTGCGCGCGGGTCCACGGATCGTTCTCGGCGGAATGCAAGTGCACGGCACCCGAAAGGCGGAATTTGGCTGGAGTGGTCAGCTCACGCAGGCGCTCGTAGATACCGGCGCGGCCGCGCGCGCGCTTGAGTTGCTGCGCGCGTTCGGCGCCGAGCACCTGAAACTGTACCAGTTCGAGCGCTGGTTCGACGCGGCGCGTATCGCGCAGCTCGCCCACGCGCATGGGATGCGCGTCACCGGACACGTCTCTCATCCACTCGCGCTCGCCTCCGAAATGGACGGCAAGGAGCATGTCGGCCGTGCGGGCGGGTACCACCGGCTCGACGCATTTGTGTACGACGACGTGGTGCAGCTTTTCCGTGGCGCCGCCACGGCTGTGGTGCCGACACTCTCCATGTTCGCGACCGCGATGCGGCTGTACGACGATTCCACTTTGCTCGCGCAACCGGAGATCCAACCCTTCCTCTCGCCCTACCTGCGCTTCTTCGCCAGCTATTTTCCCTCGCCTCCGAGCCCGGCGGCGCGCAGGGGTTGGACGCGTCTCAATGAGATCATGCGCTCCGCCACTCGCACGCTCGCAACTGGCGGCGTCCTCATCGGCGCCGGTACCGACGTTCCGCAAGTTCCGTGGGCGATGCATCTGGAGATGGAGGAGTTGGTCGCGTCGGGGTTGACGCCGGTGCAGGCACTCAGGGCCGCGACGCGGGACGCAGCAAAGATCCTCGGCGCGCCGGATCTGGGTTGCATTGCGTTTGGTTGCGTGGCCGACGTCGTCGTTCTTGATGCCAACCCCCTGGACGACATCCGCAACACGAGACGCATCTGGGTTGTCATCGCCAATGGCCGGGTCCGTCTGCGCGCCGCAGCTCAAACGAGGCGTTAGGCAGCGCCAGGCGCTGTGGGTCACGAAGTGCGCAGGCGAGGGCCTATGTGGCGCGCCGCCTAACGAGCTGTTGCAGCTGAACAAGCACTGTTTCGGATGCAGCTACGCCGCAATGGTTGTAACGTGCTCGCAGCTGAACTAAGGCGTTAGGCGTCAAACAAGGCCGAGTTGTATTACATTGGGTGCAAGGAGGTGTCCATATGAAACTCGAGTTCACAGCGGTGTTCCGGAAAGTGCCCGAGGGCTATATCGGCTTTGTCGAGGAATTGCCCGGCGCCAACACGCAGGCCGACACTCTCGACGAGGCCCGGGAAAGCCTGAGCGAGGCTGTACAGCTCGTTCTGGAGGCTAACCGCTCGCTGGCCGAGGAGAGCCTCAAGGGCCAAGACGTCATCAGAGAGCCGTTGCGCATCAGCGCCGCGTGAAGCGGCGCGACCTCATCCAGCATCTGGAGGCGCATAGTTGCGCGTTGCTGCGTGAAGGCGGCAAGCATTCGGTCTACATCAATCGCGCTGCTGGCAAGGTATCCACGATCCCGCGACATCGTGAGATCCACGAGTTGCTGGCCCGTAAGATCTGTCGCGACCTCGAGGTGCCGGGGTTTGACGCCTAACTAGGATTTGAACCTGTCGGTGGAACCTCCCTCACTTTCGTAGACACTTCCATCTAACAAGGGGGTGTCTGTGGCACGGCCAGGGCCGAGGAAGGTGCGAGAGTACAGCCTCGAGTTTAAGGTGACCGCGGTGCGGTTGAGCCAGCAGCCGGGGATCCAGGTGCAGGCGGTGGCGGCGGCGTTGGACATTCACCCGTTCATGTTGTCGCGGTGGCGCAAGCAGGTGCGCGACGGGGTGCTGCGGGGAGAGCGGCGGGCCCTGAAGGTGCCGCCGCTCCGGGAGATACGGCGGCTCCAGGATCTGGAGCGGGCGCACGCCCTGCTGCAGGAGGAGCATGCGCTCCTAAAAAAAGCCATCCGGTTCTGCTCCGCTCGAAGGCCGACACTTTTGCCTTCATTGAGGCACAGCGCGGCGGGTTCGCGGTGACGCGCCTCTGCGAGCTCTACGGGGTTACGCGCGCCGGGTTCTACGCCTGGCGCCGGCGGCCGGTGAGTGCTCGCGCGGAGCAGGACCGGGAACTCGGCCGGCAGATCGGCACCCTGTTCACCGCCCATCGCGGCCGGTACGGGAGTCCGCGGATCCATCGCGCCCTCAGGGCGGCGGGCTGGCGGGTCAGTCGCCGGCGCGTCGAGCGGTTGATGAGGGTGGCCGGCCTGCGCGCCCGTGTCGCACGGGTGTATCGGGCCAACCCCAGCCTGCATCGCTTCTTTGGTCAGCATCCCAACCGCCTGACGGCGGCCGCCGCGCGGCGGCCCGATCAGGTCTGGGTTGGGGACATCACGTATCTGGCGGTGGCGGGCCGGTGGCGCTTTCTCGCGGTGGTGCTGGATCAGTGCTCGCGGCGGGTCCTGGCCTGGACGCTCGGGCGGCGGCGCGATACGCGCCTGACGCGCCAGGTCCTCGACGCGGCGGTACGCCGGCGTCGTCCACCGCCAAGCCTGGTCTTCCACAGCGATCGGGGCAGCGAGTACGTTGGCGCGGCCTTTCGAGATCGCCTAGCCGCCCTCGGGATCCGCCAGAGCTCAGCACGGCGCGGGCCGGAGGACAATGCCCACATGGAGTCGTTCTTTCACTCACTGAAGGCCGAGCTGGTGCACGGCGCGCTGTTCACAACTGAGGCTGTGCTCCGGCAGGAGATCGGTCGCTACCTACGATACTACAACCACCAGCGACTCCACTCCGCTCTCGAGTACCGCTCGCCGGTTGACTACGAGTCGCATGTCGCGTAATACATCGGTGTCAACGAAACCGAGGGAAGATCCCGGTCCGCGGCGGCTCGTGCTATGATGTAAGCGCTGGGGCTTCGGTAGGCGCCGCACTTTCGGTGGCCGCCGCGGCCCGCGGCTTAAGCCCTATTCGTTAGGTGGCGCCTTCGGGTCTGGTCTGCCCCCCCGGTGGATAACCCCGCGCGGGGCTGTCAAGCCGTGGATCCCATGCCACGCTTTGCCACCACCGTTGCGTTGCAGCTTCATCCTAAGCCTGCCACTCCGGTCAGCTGGCCCCAGACTTCGAACGCCACTTCCAGCGCGCGCTGCGCCGCATCCAGCGCCTTCCCCAGCTCGGCAGCCCGCCTCACCCCGTCCGGCGTCAGGTACAGGTCGGGGTCCGCCAGCGCGACATTCACGCGCGCAACCTCGGCCTCACAACGCGCGACCTCGGCCTCGGCGGTCTCGAGCGCGCGGCGGGCCGAGCGCCGCGCCACCTGGTCGTGCTTGCGGGCGTCCTCGGTCAGGCGCATCTGGCGTTGCTCCTTGACGCGCCGCAGCGCCTCCTCCTCCTGAGCCGCCACCCGGGCCGCGTGCGCCCGTTCGGCGCTTGCCGCCTCCCATTCCGCGAAGGTTCCCGGATAGTCGGCGATGTGCCCGTCGTGCAGCACCCAGACTCGCGTCGTCAGCGCGCGCAGCAGCGCGCGGTCGTGGCTGACCAGGATCACGGTGCCGTCGAACTCCGCGATCGCCTCCTCCAACGACTCGATCGACTCGACGTCGAGATGGTTGGTCGGCTCGTCGAACACCAGCAGGTTGGCGCGCTCGAGCTCCAGCAGCGCCAACGCCATCCGCGCGCGCTCCCCGCCGGAGAGCGACCCGCATCGGCGCAGGACCGAGTCGCCCGAGAATCCGTACCGGCCGAGGTGCCCCTGCACCTGGCTGCGCGTCCAGCCGGCACGCCGGTCCGCGATGGCGTCGAACAGCGTCTTCTCCTCCGGCACCTGCGCCAGGTCCTGCCGGTAGTGCGAGATGCTCACCGATTCGGGGATGCGCACCCCGCCGCCGTCCGAGGCGCGCTCGCCGGTGAACACCTTGAGCAGCGTGGTCTTCCCCGCGCCGTTGGGACCCACCAGGCCGACCACTTCCCCCCGCCGCAGCGTCGCGCCGAACCCGCCTAACAGCACGCGCCGGCCGAAGGCGATGCGCACCGCCTCGGCCACCATCACCTGGTCGCCGCCGCGTTCCTTCGCCTCGAGGCGGACCACCATCACGTCCTCCTCGCCCGGCGGCGCCCCCAGGCGCGGCAACCGCTCCAGCCGCTTGCGACGCCCCTGCGCCTGCTTGCTGTTCTGCCCGGCGATGTTGCGGCGGATGTAGTCCTCCTCCTTCGCGATCTTGGTAGCCTGCTGGGAATACGCGCGCCGCTGCGCCAGCCGCCGCTCCGCGCGTTGCGCCACGAACGCAGCGTAACCCGCGTCATACGCGGTAGTGGTGCGCGCCTCGACGTGCAGGATGTGATCGGCGAACGCGTCGAGCAGGGCGCGATCGTGGGTGACGAGCATGACCGCCGCGTCGAGGCCGCGAAGGTAGTCCTCGAGCCACTGCGTCGTCTCGAGATCGAGGTGGTTGGTCGGCTCATCGAGCAACAGCAGGTCCGCGGGGGCGGCGATCTGCCTGGCGAGCGCCACCCGGCCCCGCTCGCCGCCGCTCAGGCTGGATAGCAGCTGCGTCCGCGCCGCGTCGGGATCGAACCCCAGTCCGTGCAGCACCGCGTCCACCCGCGCGGCCGCCGCGTAGCCGCCCTCGCGCTCGAACCGATGCAGGTCGCGGTCGTAGCGCTCCAGCATCGCCGGCGTTACGGCGTCACCGGCCTCGGCCATCGCGGTCATCTGCTCGCCCAGCGAATGCTCCAGCGCGAACAGCTCGGCGAAGGCCCCCGCCGCCGCCGCCCACACCGTCTCCGCCTCACCGAACCCGCGGTGCTGGTCCATCACCGTGACCCGGAGCCCGCTCGCGCGCACCACCGCGCCGCGCGAGGGAGCCAGGTCACCGCGGATCAGGTTGAAGAGGGTCGTCTTGCCGGAGCCGTTGCGGCCCAGCACCCCCCACCGCTCGCCCCGCCCGACGATGAAACCGACGTCCTGAAGCAGCGTGCGGGCGCCGAACTGCACGGCCACTCCCGAGAACGACACCAGCGTCACTTCGCCACCCATTCCTTCCAGGTCGCTTCCGCGGAGCCGATGGTCAGTTGATGCTGGTACCGCACCAGCGGCAGCTTCAGCAGCAGCGGCTCGACCGTCAGCTTTTCGAGCCAACGCTCGTCGCTGAGTCGCGCGGTGCGAAGGCCCAGCTCGGCGAATCGCTTCGATTCGGGGTCTACGAGGGCCGGCGCGCCGAACTTCTGCGCGAAGCGCCTCAGCTCACCCAGCGACGCCGCCCGCTCGTTCAGGTCCACGAAGTGCGTCTTGACCCGGCGCTCGGCGAAGAAGCGGAGCGCGGCGCGCGTGTCGGCGCTCTTCCGGAACCCGAAGATTTGGACTTCCACGCGGCGGAATCTAGAGGGGTTGAAGAGAAAGAAGGCGTTGAAGGTTGATGTTGAAGTTTGAATCCTTGACGATGAAGGCGCGACAGTTGCCGGCTCAGGCGCCCTAGTCCTTGAAGGGCGACGGCGTCCGCCGTGACCGCGGCGGCTGCGCCGCATCGAGCAGTCGCTGCAACTCCTCGTTGCTCAGTTCAAAGGGATCGCTCTCGTACGCCTCCGTACAACCGCTCCGTCCTCCATGGCGAGACGCCACCATTGACAGCAGCTTCGCGAGGCTGTAAACCGGATCGAAGAAGCAGCGCAGGCGCTGAGACAGCGTTAGCCGGCGCGCGCCGGTCAGACGGCGCTGGCGATCCGCCGCGCACTCGGGCAGGTATGGCATCGTAGGACACCGACCACGGAGGGAACATGCTCGCCGCCGTGATGTTCGCCCTCACCCTGGCAATATTTCTGTTGCTCGCGTGGCATGTGAGGAAGAGCAACCGAAATATTCGCAGCAACTACGAGGTCCTCGCGGCCAAGTTCGGCCTCCAGCTGGACGCATCGCGCAAGGTGGGCGTAACGCTGCATCCGTCTGTGGCCGGCGTGTACCGCGGTCGCGAGACTCAGGTCGCAACGCTGCTGCGGAGGCGGGGGCGGGCCCTCACCCGCGTCACGGTCGCCAAGTTGAAGCCGGCCGCTCCGTCGTTCTCCGTCCGCTGGCATGGCCGCGTCCGCCCCTCGCCGGATCAGACCCCCGTGGAGACCCGAGACGCCGAGTTCGATCGGGAACTGCGGGTGACGTCGAGCGACCCGGAGCGCCTGCGCGCCGCGCTCAATGCAGACAGGCGGGCGGGGCTGCGAGCCTTCCTGAGGGCGCGCCGGGACGGCGAGTTCATCGGAACCGACCAGGCCCTCCACTACGAAGAAGACCTCATCGTCCACACCGATGCCAAGCGGGTTCGGATCGAGTCCGTGGTCGGTTTCCTGCACGATCTCGCCAGCGCGCTCGAAGGTGGGTCCCCCGGCCCAGGAACCTCGGCCTAGGTCCGGGTGGCCTCGATGTCCGAGGAGAAGACGTTGAAGCCGCGCTCCTAGCGCGAGGCTCTCAAGGCCCGCAGCCGCCTCATGGCGTGGATGCCGAGTGCCGGCCCGATCGCGAGCACCGCGAACGCCCAACGCCACCCGATCCACCCGGCGACGTGCGGCACGAGCTGTATGGACGCCATGGTGAGGAGGAAACCGAGCGATGTCTGAAGGGTGAGCGCCGTCCCGACCGCGTGCGGCGGCGCCAGCTCGGTGACCAGCGCGCTGAACTGCGCCGAGTCGGCGACCACCGAAACGCCCCATACGATGGCGACGGCCGCGAGGAGCCACGCCGGCCCGCCGAAGCACGCACCCACCGCCAGCGAGCAGGCGCCGCTCACCCACATGGCGCGGGCGGCGAGCTTCTCGCGACCGATGCGGTCGGCGAGCCAGCCGCCCCATACACAGCCGACGCCGCCGGCGGCGATGGCGAAGAACGCCAGGACGCTGGACCCTCCGGCCGCGGCGTGCCCGCGCGCCGCGAAGCTCATCGCGAGGAAGGTCGCCAGCCAGGTCCACATCGCGTACAGCTCCCACATGTGGCCGAGGTAACCGCCGGTGGCCAGCCGGACCTCGCGGCTGCGCGCGACGATCCCGACCAGGCCCCACGAGAAGGGCCGACGCTCGAAGGCGTGCGGCCCGTCCCGATAGCCCAGGGCGACCAGTATCGCCGCGGCGAACGCTCCGACTGACGATACGACCACTACCGGCGCGACGCCCACCTCCCTCAGGCCGTGCACCAGGTAGGGCGTCGCCTTTCCCACGGTGAGGGCGCCGACGATGGTCCCGATCGCGAGCCCGCGGCCGTCCTTGAACCAGGTCGCGATCATCTTCATCGCGGGCGGATAGACGCCCGCGAAGCAGACGCCGGTCGCGAAGCGGAGCACCAGGGCGGCGGGGTAGGACGGCGCGACGAGCAGCGCGGCGTTGACCGTCCCCGCGAGCACCGCGGCGCCGGCGAAGTAGAACCGCGACGGGATGATGTCGGCCAGGTTGAGGACGGCCGCGGCCGCGGTCCCCACCACGAACCCGAGCTGCACGACGGTCGTGAGCCAGCCGGCCTCGCTCTCGCTCAGGTGCCACAACTCCGACAGCTGCGGCGCCAGCGCGCTCGCCGAGAACCACGCCGACATACCGAGCAGCTCGGCCGTCGCGAGCAGGGCGAGGATGCGGCGGCGGGTCATTCCGGGGCGATGGCGGCGCGGAACAGCACCGCGCCCCGCGTGAGACCCTCGGCGACCCCGACCAGCACCACCGCGTCGCCTTCCATGAAGCGGAAGCCCGGATCTGGGGTGTACAGCGCGGCGTCGCCGCGGATCACGGCGATCACGGTCGCGCCGGTCTGGTGGCGCAGGTTCAGTGTCCCGGCGTTCTCGCCGATGGCGGGCGCGTTAGGCTCGACGATCACCGTCT
The sequence above is drawn from the Gemmatimonadales bacterium genome and encodes:
- a CDS encoding amidohydrolase family protein, translating into MQRFLFLALALLLLPSAPSAQTFQIDARESTQLAFDVSPDGSTLVIDLLGQLWTLPVSGGEARALTNALRDQSEDIDPAFSPDGRWIAFQSDRPGGRGVWLIPATGGIPRLVTRIADDRAWPAWAPDGRRIALAISQNQLAIVEVGSGRIDTLVVTGPPSSAVREPLWTADGRHILFVNAPRYNSVGGTVWRVADTGGLAARIGTERLRVLGLARSADERLAFFVRDSATLKYQLVFADSAATLLRHLASHEDLTPLDARFTRDGRSVIYHADGQLWIVDTGTDSRRRIPLRARLNVSSTRRELPPLGFPAPATPQSARGFRALELSPDGRRIAMVALDSLWLFAPGDRPRALMAVPRDVDEVAWSPDGSRLAWVAGAEREVYVVDLSSATSRRVTTLPGHEGRPAWSPDGRYLAFFHGPEGWRERRLRVIRSDVPQPVENADSTLPLAANDAFGRYHQADNMGQEVLNWSADSRGVYVLDAPTQKLVRARLDGGADTLPESLLNATFLRILGDTVAVFVRDDQLWRARFDPAVGVHDSAQLIADVALYPSLAGDGAVLYVAGDGLRIRGGDGAVRSLGWPLTYRSPRVPPLLLRSVRVINPGTGQVTAPRDLLLRDGRIAQVADAGKLRAETGVSVIDAAGRFAIPGLIDLHQHFWDDAQPPGLVAYGVTTARDLGSPLARTAAMRDAIDAGLRAGPRIVLGGMQVHGTRKAEFGWSGQLTQALVDTGAAARALELLRAFGAEHLKLYQFERWFDAARIAQLAHAHGMRVTGHVSHPLALASEMDGKEHVGRAGGYHRLDAFVYDDVVQLFRGAATAVVPTLSMFATAMRLYDDSTLLAQPEIQPFLSPYLRFFASYFPSPPSPAARRGWTRLNEIMRSATRTLATGGVLIGAGTDVPQVPWAMHLEMEELVASGLTPVQALRAATRDAAKILGAPDLGCIAFGCVADVVVLDANPLDDIRNTRRIWVVIANGRVRLRAAAQTRR
- a CDS encoding type II toxin-antitoxin system HicB family antitoxin, which produces MKLEFTAVFRKVPEGYIGFVEELPGANTQADTLDEARESLSEAVQLVLEANRSLAEESLKGQDVIREPLRISAA
- a CDS encoding type II toxin-antitoxin system HicA family toxin, translated to MKRRDLIQHLEAHSCALLREGGKHSVYINRAAGKVSTIPRHREIHELLARKICRDLEVPGFDA
- a CDS encoding transposase, whose amino-acid sequence is MREYSLEFKVTAVRLSQQPGIQVQAVAAALDIHPFMLSRWRKQVRDGVLRGERRALKVPPLREIRRLQDLERAHALLQEEHALLKKAIRFCSARRPTLLPSLRHSAAGSR
- a CDS encoding IS3 family transposase; this encodes MEAQRGGFAVTRLCELYGVTRAGFYAWRRRPVSARAEQDRELGRQIGTLFTAHRGRYGSPRIHRALRAAGWRVSRRRVERLMRVAGLRARVARVYRANPSLHRFFGQHPNRLTAAAARRPDQVWVGDITYLAVAGRWRFLAVVLDQCSRRVLAWTLGRRRDTRLTRQVLDAAVRRRRPPPSLVFHSDRGSEYVGAAFRDRLAALGIRQSSARRGPEDNAHMESFFHSLKAELVHGALFTTEAVLRQEIGRYLRYYNHQRLHSALEYRSPVDYESHVA
- a CDS encoding ABC-F family ATP-binding cassette domain-containing protein; translation: MGGEVTLVSFSGVAVQFGARTLLQDVGFIVGRGERWGVLGRNGSGKTTLFNLIRGDLAPSRGAVVRASGLRVTVMDQHRGFGEAETVWAAAAGAFAELFALEHSLGEQMTAMAEAGDAVTPAMLERYDRDLHRFEREGGYAAAARVDAVLHGLGFDPDAARTQLLSSLSGGERGRVALARQIAAPADLLLLDEPTNHLDLETTQWLEDYLRGLDAAVMLVTHDRALLDAFADHILHVEARTTTAYDAGYAAFVAQRAERRLAQRRAYSQQATKIAKEEDYIRRNIAGQNSKQAQGRRKRLERLPRLGAPPGEEDVMVVRLEAKERGGDQVMVAEAVRIAFGRRVLLGGFGATLRRGEVVGLVGPNGAGKTTLLKVFTGERASDGGGVRIPESVSISHYRQDLAQVPEEKTLFDAIADRRAGWTRSQVQGHLGRYGFSGDSVLRRCGSLSGGERARMALALLELERANLLVFDEPTNHLDVESIESLEEAIAEFDGTVILVSHDRALLRALTTRVWVLHDGHIADYPGTFAEWEAASAERAHAARVAAQEEEALRRVKEQRQMRLTEDARKHDQVARRSARRALETAEAEVARCEAEVARVNVALADPDLYLTPDGVRRAAELGKALDAAQRALEVAFEVWGQLTGVAGLG
- a CDS encoding ArsC/Spx/MgsR family protein; amino-acid sequence: MEVQIFGFRKSADTRAALRFFAERRVKTHFVDLNERAASLGELRRFAQKFGAPALVDPESKRFAELGLRTARLSDERWLEKLTVEPLLLKLPLVRYQHQLTIGSAEATWKEWVAK
- a CDS encoding MFS transporter, with the translated sequence MTRRRILALLATAELLGMSAWFSASALAPQLSELWHLSESEAGWLTTVVQLGFVVGTAAAAVLNLADIIPSRFYFAGAAVLAGTVNAALLVAPSYPAALVLRFATGVCFAGVYPPAMKMIATWFKDGRGLAIGTIVGALTVGKATPYLVHGLREVGVAPVVVVSSVGAFAAAILVALGYRDGPHAFERRPFSWGLVGIVARSREVRLATGGYLGHMWELYAMWTWLATFLAMSFAARGHAAAGGSSVLAFFAIAAGGVGCVWGGWLADRIGREKLAARAMWVSGACSLAVGACFGGPAWLLAAVAIVWGVSVVADSAQFSALVTELAPPHAVGTALTLQTSLGFLLTMASIQLVPHVAGWIGWRWAFAVLAIGPALGIHAMRRLRALRASR